GATGGCATGCCTCTCGTTGCAATCCACTTCGACAATGATGTGCTTGTTTTGATCGCTGTATTTGATGGCATTGTCGAGTAAATTGAGAAACGCCTGCGACACGGCTTGCGCATCGCCTTTGACCGGCGGGAGGCGGTTGGCAATTTTTTCTTCAACGCGAAATTGCCGTTGCTGCAAATGAAAACGATAACTGGCAAGCGCATTGGCAATCACTTCATTCAAAAGCAGATCGTGCATTGCGAATTCCTTGCCTCCGGCTTCCAAACGCGAAAAATCGAGGACATTGTTGACCATATGCGTCAAGCGCTCGGCTTCCCGGGCAATGATGCCGTAGTATTCATGTTTTTTTTCTTCCTCACGCGCGCGGCCCAACATCAGCGTTTCCGCGAACATGCGAATCAAGCCCAACGGCGTGCGCAAGTCATGCGAG
The sequence above is a segment of the Cytophagia bacterium CHB2 genome. Coding sequences within it:
- a CDS encoding HAMP domain-containing histidine kinase, which produces SHDLRTPLGLIRMFAETLMLGRAREEEKKHEYYGIIAREAERLTHMVNNVLDFSRLEAGGKEFAMHDLLLNEVIANALASYRFHLQQRQFRVEEKIANRLPPVKGDAQAVSQAFLNLLDNAIKYSDQNKHIIVEVDCNERHAIVRVTDHGRGIAPQYHDKIFNKFYRIDHAGGDSKGAGIGLAIVQHIMQAHHGSVEVQSAPGKGSTFSLKFPLHKELHGNDTDH